The following are encoded in a window of Congzhengia minquanensis genomic DNA:
- a CDS encoding (2Fe-2S) ferredoxin domain-containing protein, with protein sequence MKSLAELEAIKNKIKNQVDVRKDTDEDTIRIVVGMATCGIAAGARPVLSALVDEVGKRGLSHVTVAQTGCIGMCRLEPIVEVLEPGKDRVTYVKMTEEKAKKVIAEHIVNGNVVTEYTIGAAEK encoded by the coding sequence ATGAAAAGCTTAGCAGAACTTGAAGCAATTAAAAACAAAATAAAAAACCAGGTTGATGTGCGTAAGGATACCGATGAAGACACCATCAGAATCGTTGTCGGCATGGCGACCTGCGGTATTGCGGCAGGCGCAAGGCCCGTTCTTTCCGCTCTGGTGGACGAGGTGGGAAAAAGAGGGCTGTCCCACGTTACGGTGGCACAGACAGGGTGTATTGGCATGTGCCGTTTAGAGCCCATTGTTGAAGTTTTAGAGCCCGGAAAAGACAGGGTTACATATGTGAAAATGACGGAAGAAAAAGCGAAAAAGGTTATTGCTGAGCACATAGTAAACGGCAACGTTGTTACCGAATATACTATTGGCGCAGCTGAAAAATAA
- a CDS encoding S-layer homology domain-containing protein produces the protein MTRNFKRAASLMVTMLMLISLLVPAAAAEGETNLVSNYDFSEGTAGWRIDAATAAVDESESYGGLATMKYTKTSKAGKMWTNSITLNEGERYLIAVNVKVGEGQTSLVAVEMRHTSDDGTTYDEAVQATVGSSWKTLKKIYTCTKLGGDTVDLALKTDNNTMSDKTYYFNNFRVIPLDSVANGSNEKPAEEEKNTAEFRSEIYVDGEKGSDSNAGTLQSPYKTIAHARDVIRTFNKEMESDINVYLRGGNYEITEPIQFTKSDSGTNGHKIIWQNYQEEAPFVRGPKVIEGWQVFDASKNIYCAKADGPIETRSLYVNGERAVRAKSNTGLSDAERTDEGLITSDTFLANWKNQSDIEMVFAQNWTLPRQGVDNIKIGDDGRCYITMKQPGWKSAINKGQTSCKTPWYYENAFELLDEPGEWYLDRSTYTFYYMPRLGEDMNTAEIVAPTLEELMSVRGDSEDKPVENLEFRGIQFGYSTWLRPNSEWGVSDAQNNHMRDSSPKPKGVSGDWLPPAAINVQYGHGITFDSCVFSKIGLNALQLIDGIQGCTVNGNLFYDISSSCVNLGEPYTHDTNNYNPKEEKYLIKNNTITNNYMHDVCKEYMSAAAISAGFPQDTLISHNEIFHIPYSGMHLGYGWVGIPTSAIKNFDVTHNYIHDLFYTKLYDGGGIYTIGPTGASEEDPNMLAYNYITDMNNDGGPIYNDQGSTYYKVYKNVMDQSRAIDWVSGKPKWFKGWGKDISHCFADENYTNISHVVRDGGDYNEIKGTIYCPQGWPQEALDIIDEAGLEPEYLHMSQVPQKILLDKDLFTLNSGETEKLSYRVETSKNKDFDTSKAEVLYGSRDESVAKVSQDGTVTAVSRGSTHVDILIRYNGITVRNSVLVQVDDTAEKVNIVSEKNGVLKGDDLTVSVEGESLFGTKLPVSDVTYESGNPSVLTVVGDGVLRGMQEGYATVTATAVCGGKTFTDSMEIRVVDYVSSSPASFTPYDISPILSDVNNWTVEGSGTKTAKDGGIVFNTPGGSANYTGQKFTNEIFDFDINIDNQGGWPSIQFRMQEGNKTANNSTGYIMVIKESEIELQRFNGGSRRVFFGDVEGALAFGGKAYPNGPNVLPYKKTVHVQAGAMNEASGVRLVLTVDGKRIFDYLDTDAGRITQPGYFGIVSRNGTVTATPHSQEVVTGGESAGTNEPQEPDGIVTGNEDVYDALKDKYSPVKPPVEIETPEVEEPVVAAGEFQDTKGHWAENLIYKMYRNKMITGVSDTMFEPDRPITRAEFLTLTLRWLKYEKDMEWSRHASSWGTPTFQAKIKAQQAVFDKAVASAGTENWYQEILTGAQFADLIDGALLSADYDLKANITREEMASMLMRAYRYLTFETIYGNGKDFADKAQIADWAQDDVRSLSAIGYLEGDETGNFRPKATATRAEAAALIQRVYEVVEIR, from the coding sequence ATGACAAGAAATTTTAAACGTGCAGCGTCATTGATGGTAACCATGCTGATGCTTATCAGCTTGTTGGTGCCTGCTGCGGCGGCTGAGGGCGAGACGAATTTGGTTTCAAACTATGACTTTTCGGAAGGTACAGCCGGCTGGAGAATTGATGCAGCCACTGCGGCAGTAGATGAAAGCGAAAGCTACGGCGGCCTGGCCACTATGAAGTATACCAAAACTTCGAAAGCCGGAAAAATGTGGACGAATTCAATTACATTAAACGAAGGCGAACGGTATCTGATTGCTGTCAATGTGAAGGTTGGAGAAGGTCAGACATCGCTGGTTGCGGTAGAAATGAGACATACTTCTGACGATGGCACAACATACGATGAAGCAGTTCAGGCTACGGTAGGTTCTTCATGGAAAACGCTGAAAAAGATTTATACCTGTACGAAGCTTGGCGGCGACACGGTTGACCTTGCTTTGAAAACTGATAATAATACGATGAGTGATAAAACGTATTATTTTAATAATTTCAGAGTCATTCCACTTGACAGTGTTGCAAACGGCAGTAATGAAAAACCTGCTGAAGAAGAAAAGAACACTGCAGAGTTTAGAAGTGAAATTTATGTTGATGGCGAGAAAGGCAGCGATTCCAATGCAGGTACTTTGCAGTCTCCTTACAAAACCATTGCACATGCAAGAGATGTCATCAGAACATTTAATAAGGAAATGGAATCTGATATCAATGTGTACTTGCGCGGCGGGAACTATGAAATAACTGAACCCATTCAGTTTACAAAATCGGATTCCGGAACAAACGGTCATAAAATTATCTGGCAGAACTACCAGGAAGAAGCTCCGTTTGTAAGAGGACCTAAAGTAATCGAAGGATGGCAGGTTTTTGACGCATCAAAAAATATATACTGCGCAAAAGCTGACGGCCCCATTGAAACGAGGTCATTATATGTAAACGGCGAGCGTGCAGTCCGCGCAAAGAGCAACACCGGCCTTTCAGACGCGGAGAGAACCGATGAGGGATTGATTACCTCTGATACGTTTTTGGCAAACTGGAAAAATCAAAGCGACATTGAGATGGTGTTTGCCCAGAACTGGACGCTTCCGCGCCAGGGTGTGGACAACATTAAAATCGGTGACGACGGACGCTGCTATATTACGATGAAGCAGCCCGGCTGGAAATCGGCAATTAATAAAGGGCAGACTTCCTGTAAGACACCTTGGTATTATGAAAATGCTTTTGAACTTTTAGACGAGCCCGGCGAGTGGTATTTAGACAGAAGTACCTATACTTTCTATTATATGCCGCGTTTGGGTGAAGACATGAATACTGCAGAAATTGTTGCGCCCACGCTGGAGGAGCTTATGAGCGTGCGGGGGGATTCTGAGGACAAACCGGTTGAAAACTTAGAATTCCGCGGAATTCAGTTTGGATATTCCACATGGCTCAGGCCGAACAGTGAATGGGGGGTATCTGATGCACAAAACAACCATATGAGGGATAGTTCCCCAAAACCTAAGGGCGTTTCGGGGGACTGGTTGCCGCCGGCAGCAATTAATGTTCAGTATGGTCACGGAATTACTTTCGACAGCTGCGTCTTTTCTAAAATTGGTTTAAATGCACTGCAGTTAATAGACGGCATCCAAGGCTGTACGGTAAACGGTAATTTGTTCTATGATATTTCGTCAAGCTGTGTGAACCTTGGCGAGCCTTATACCCATGATACAAACAATTACAATCCTAAGGAAGAAAAATATTTAATTAAAAATAACACCATTACCAACAACTATATGCATGATGTTTGTAAAGAGTATATGTCTGCGGCGGCAATTTCGGCTGGTTTCCCGCAGGATACACTGATTTCTCATAACGAAATCTTCCATATTCCATACAGCGGCATGCATTTGGGATACGGCTGGGTAGGCATTCCGACCAGCGCAATTAAAAATTTTGATGTAACTCACAACTACATTCACGATTTGTTCTATACCAAGCTGTATGACGGCGGCGGCATTTATACAATTGGACCTACAGGTGCATCGGAAGAAGACCCGAATATGCTGGCATATAACTACATTACCGACATGAACAACGACGGCGGTCCCATTTACAACGACCAGGGTTCGACCTATTATAAGGTATATAAAAATGTAATGGATCAGAGCCGGGCTATTGATTGGGTAAGCGGTAAGCCAAAATGGTTTAAAGGCTGGGGGAAAGATATCAGTCATTGCTTTGCAGATGAAAACTATACCAACATTTCTCATGTGGTTCGCGACGGTGGGGACTATAACGAAATAAAGGGCACAATCTACTGCCCTCAGGGCTGGCCGCAGGAGGCATTGGATATAATTGATGAGGCAGGCTTAGAACCTGAATATCTGCATATGTCCCAGGTACCTCAGAAAATTTTGCTGGATAAGGATCTGTTTACATTAAATTCCGGCGAAACAGAAAAACTTTCTTATCGGGTTGAAACCTCTAAAAATAAGGATTTTGACACGTCGAAAGCTGAAGTGCTTTACGGATCGAGAGATGAAAGTGTTGCAAAGGTGTCGCAGGATGGAACGGTTACGGCAGTTTCACGCGGCAGCACACATGTCGACATCTTAATTCGGTATAATGGAATTACAGTAAGAAACAGCGTGCTTGTCCAGGTGGACGACACAGCTGAAAAAGTGAACATCGTATCAGAAAAAAATGGCGTTTTAAAAGGCGACGATTTAACTGTTTCTGTTGAGGGTGAATCGCTGTTCGGAACAAAACTGCCTGTATCGGACGTGACATATGAATCCGGTAATCCCAGTGTGCTTACAGTTGTTGGCGACGGCGTGCTTCGCGGAATGCAGGAGGGCTATGCAACTGTAACAGCAACTGCTGTTTGCGGCGGAAAAACATTTACAGATTCAATGGAAATCCGCGTGGTAGATTATGTTTCTTCATCTCCTGCCAGCTTCACGCCTTATGACATCTCCCCGATATTAAGCGATGTGAATAACTGGACGGTTGAGGGCAGCGGCACAAAGACGGCCAAAGACGGCGGAATTGTGTTTAATACCCCCGGAGGATCAGCAAACTATACAGGACAGAAATTCACAAACGAAATCTTTGACTTTGATATTAATATCGATAACCAGGGCGGCTGGCCGTCAATCCAGTTCAGAATGCAGGAAGGCAACAAGACGGCAAACAACAGCACAGGATATATTATGGTAATTAAGGAATCGGAAATTGAGCTTCAAAGATTTAATGGCGGAAGCCGCAGGGTGTTCTTTGGCGATGTTGAAGGTGCGCTCGCCTTTGGTGGAAAAGCATATCCCAACGGACCGAACGTGTTGCCGTATAAAAAGACGGTGCATGTTCAGGCAGGCGCAATGAACGAAGCAAGTGGTGTTCGCCTGGTGCTGACTGTTGACGGCAAGAGAATTTTTGACTATTTAGACACGGATGCAGGCCGAATCACCCAGCCTGGTTACTTTGGTATTGTTTCAAGAAATGGTACCGTTACGGCAACGCCCCACAGCCAGGAGGTTGTGACAGGAGGAGAATCTGCTGGTACCAACGAGCCGCAGGAACCGGATGGCATAGTGACAGGGAATGAAGACGTTTACGACGCATTAAAGGATAAATATTCCCCCGTGAAGCCTCCGGTTGAAATAGAAACGCCCGAGGTGGAAGAGCCGGTAGTCGCTGCTGGTGAATTCCAGGATACCAAAGGTCACTGGGCAGAAAACTTAATTTATAAAATGTACCGTAACAAAATGATAACGGGTGTCAGCGATACAATGTTTGAGCCTGACCGTCCGATTACCCGCGCAGAATTTTTAACGCTGACGCTTCGTTGGCTGAAGTATGAAAAAGATATGGAGTGGTCGCGCCACGCATCCTCTTGGGGCACGCCGACCTTCCAAGCGAAGATAAAAGCGCAGCAGGCAGTCTTTGACAAGGCGGTTGCCAGCGCAGGAACAGAGAACTGGTACCAGGAAATTCTAACAGGGGCGCAGTTTGCCGACCTGATAGACGGAGCGTTGCTTAGCGCAGACTATGATTTAAAAGCAAACATTACCCGCGAGGAAATGGCTTCTATGCTGATGCGTGCATACCGTTACCTCACCTTTGAAACCATTTATGGCAACGGAAAAGATTTTGCCGACAAAGCACAGATTGCCGATTGGGCGCAGGATGACGTAAGGTCCCTCTCTGCAATTGGATATTTAGAGGGTGATGAAACCGGAAACTTCCGTCCAAAAGCAACTGCAACAAGGGCAGAAGCCGCAGCTTTAATTCAGAGGGTTTATGAAGTTGTAGAAATCAGATAA
- a CDS encoding complex I 24 kDa subunit family protein has translation MSEQTKVAFSGTKEQEEKLIQVIEKHKGKDGALIPVLHEAQEIYGYLPIEVQEIISENLKISMSEIYGVVTFYTQFTTNPKGQYKIAVCLGTACYVKGSGIILDKIKEKLGIEVGECTPDGKYSIDATRCIGACGLAPVLTVNDDVYGRLTPDDVDGILEKYM, from the coding sequence TTGAGCGAGCAAACAAAAGTCGCGTTTTCCGGCACGAAAGAGCAGGAAGAAAAGTTGATTCAGGTCATTGAAAAGCACAAAGGCAAGGATGGGGCGCTGATTCCCGTGCTGCACGAGGCACAGGAAATTTACGGCTATCTTCCCATTGAGGTTCAGGAAATCATTTCAGAAAATCTGAAAATTTCCATGAGCGAAATCTACGGCGTTGTAACCTTTTACACACAGTTTACCACCAATCCGAAGGGACAGTATAAAATTGCTGTCTGTCTTGGAACGGCGTGCTATGTGAAAGGCTCCGGCATCATTTTAGACAAAATTAAGGAAAAGCTCGGCATTGAAGTCGGCGAATGCACGCCCGACGGGAAATATTCCATTGATGCAACACGCTGTATCGGCGCATGCGGCTTAGCGCCGGTTCTGACGGTAAACGACGACGTTTACGGCAGGCTTACTCCTGACGATGTAGACGGTATCTTAGAAAAGTACATGTAA
- the nuoF gene encoding NADH-quinone oxidoreductase subunit NuoF, with translation MDFARAHVLVCGGTGCTSSGSAVIIDEFEKSLKENGLDKEVKVIKTGCFGLCALGPVVVVYPEGSFYSMVKPEDVEEIVTEHLLKGRIVKRLLYDETVEDDTIKSLNEVDFYKKQLRIALRNCGVIDPENIEEYIATDGYKALGKVLTEMKPAEVIEVIKASGLRGRGGAGFPTGLKWMFTANADGANGKYVACNADEGDPGAFMDRSVLEGDPHTVIEAMAIAAYAVGADQGYIYIRAEYPIAVKRLQIAIDQAKEYGLLGKNIFGTDFNFDLELRLGAGAFVCGEETALMTSIEGHRGEPRPRPPFPANKGLWQKPTLLNNVETYANITQIILNGAEWFNKIGTEKSKGTKVFALGGKIKNTGLVEIPMGTTLREIVEEIGGGIPNGKKFKAAQTGGPSGGCIPASLIDTPIDYDSLIAIGSMMGSGGLIVMDEDTCMVDIAKFFLEFTVDESCGKCTPCRVGTKRMLEILDKITKGKGTLEDIDKLEELAEAIKTTALCGLGQTAPNPVLSTLHYFRDEYVAHVTEKKCPAGVCKALLSYKIDPEKCKGCSICAKNCPVEAISGQVKSPYSIDPAKCIKCGVCESKCPFKAISKQ, from the coding sequence ATGGATTTTGCAAGAGCGCACGTGTTAGTCTGCGGCGGTACGGGCTGTACCTCGTCAGGCAGTGCAGTTATCATTGACGAATTTGAGAAAAGCCTTAAAGAAAACGGTTTAGATAAAGAAGTAAAAGTAATAAAAACGGGTTGCTTCGGTCTTTGCGCGTTGGGTCCGGTTGTGGTTGTATACCCGGAAGGATCATTCTACAGCATGGTGAAGCCGGAAGACGTTGAAGAAATTGTAACCGAACATTTGCTGAAGGGAAGAATTGTAAAACGTCTTTTATATGATGAAACCGTAGAAGACGATACCATTAAATCCTTAAATGAAGTTGATTTTTATAAAAAACAGCTTCGTATTGCGCTGAGAAATTGTGGTGTTATCGACCCTGAAAACATTGAAGAATATATCGCTACAGATGGTTATAAAGCTTTGGGTAAGGTGCTGACGGAAATGAAGCCCGCCGAAGTGATTGAAGTGATTAAAGCCTCCGGTCTCCGCGGACGCGGCGGCGCAGGCTTTCCCACAGGATTGAAATGGATGTTTACGGCAAACGCAGACGGCGCAAACGGAAAATATGTGGCATGTAACGCCGACGAGGGTGACCCCGGTGCATTTATGGACCGTTCTGTGCTTGAGGGAGATCCCCATACAGTAATTGAAGCAATGGCCATTGCGGCCTATGCGGTTGGCGCAGACCAGGGCTATATTTACATTCGTGCAGAATATCCCATTGCCGTAAAGCGGCTGCAGATTGCCATCGACCAGGCTAAGGAATATGGCCTTTTAGGTAAAAACATTTTTGGAACAGACTTTAACTTTGATTTAGAATTACGACTTGGCGCAGGCGCGTTTGTCTGCGGTGAGGAAACAGCGCTGATGACGTCAATTGAAGGACACAGGGGCGAACCCAGACCGAGACCGCCGTTCCCTGCCAACAAGGGTCTGTGGCAAAAGCCTACCTTGCTGAACAACGTTGAAACTTATGCAAACATTACGCAGATTATTTTAAACGGCGCCGAGTGGTTTAATAAAATCGGCACCGAAAAGAGCAAGGGAACAAAAGTGTTTGCACTGGGCGGCAAAATTAAAAACACCGGCTTGGTTGAAATTCCTATGGGAACAACACTGCGTGAAATTGTAGAAGAAATCGGCGGCGGAATTCCAAACGGCAAGAAGTTTAAGGCAGCGCAGACAGGCGGCCCCTCCGGCGGCTGTATCCCCGCATCGTTAATCGACACGCCTATCGACTACGATTCCTTAATCGCAATCGGTTCTATGATGGGTTCCGGCGGCTTAATCGTTATGGACGAGGACACCTGCATGGTGGACATTGCGAAATTCTTTTTAGAGTTCACCGTAGACGAATCCTGCGGCAAATGTACCCCCTGCCGTGTGGGCACCAAAAGAATGCTTGAAATTCTTGACAAAATTACAAAGGGCAAAGGCACCTTAGAGGACATTGACAAATTAGAGGAGCTGGCGGAAGCCATTAAAACCACTGCACTCTGCGGATTGGGACAGACTGCACCCAACCCTGTTTTGAGCACACTTCATTATTTCAGAGACGAATATGTGGCGCACGTTACAGAAAAGAAATGTCCCGCTGGTGTCTGCAAGGCGCTCCTTTCTTATAAAATTGACCCTGAAAAATGTAAGGGCTGCAGCATTTGTGCGAAAAATTGTCCTGTTGAAGCAATCTCGGGACAGGTCAAGAGCCCGTACTCAATTGATCCTGCGAAATGTATTAAATGCGGTGTTTGTGAATCAAAGTGCCCATTTAAGGCAATCAGCAAACAATAA
- a CDS encoding NADH-dependent [FeFe] hydrogenase, group A6 encodes MDMVNIKINGIDLSVPQNYTILQAAREAGINIPTLCYLKDINEIGACRMCLVEVKGAKGLVTACVYPVNEGMEVYTNTAKVRKARKTVLELTLSNHDRKCLTCVRNQNCELQKLCDDLGVKDIAFEGEISHHEIDSLSPSIVRDNNKCVLCRRCVAVCKKVQTVGAIDAQGRGFTTKIGSTFGMPLSATDCVNCGQCIVACPVGALYEKDSVKDVWAALADDSKHVVVQTAPAVRAALGEEFGMPIGSRVTGKMATALKYLGFDKVFDTDFGADVTIMEEGTELINRIKEGGKLPLITSCSPGWVKFCEHNFPDFLENLSSAKSPHEMFGAILKSYYAEKTGIDPKDIYVVSVMPCTAKKFEAQRDELTNGGYADVDAVLTTRELAKMIKEAGLEFDKLPDSVFDNPFGDAATGAAVIFGATGGVMEAALRTVSEVLTGKELEKVEFSDVRGTEGIKEATVQIGDMDVKVAVAHGLGNARELLEKVRAGEADYQFIEIMGCPGGCVTGGGQPIVSSKTMCEVDLKAARAKALYDEDESLPIRKSHENPFVKTLYDEYMGEPCGHKAHELLHTHYVARERIQK; translated from the coding sequence ATGGATATGGTAAATATAAAAATCAACGGGATTGACCTCAGCGTACCGCAGAACTATACAATTTTGCAGGCGGCCAGAGAAGCGGGAATTAACATTCCCACACTCTGTTATTTAAAAGATATTAACGAAATCGGTGCATGCAGAATGTGCTTGGTGGAAGTGAAAGGCGCAAAGGGATTGGTTACTGCGTGCGTTTATCCCGTTAATGAAGGAATGGAAGTTTACACCAACACAGCGAAGGTGAGAAAGGCAAGAAAAACCGTTTTAGAGCTGACGCTTTCCAACCATGACAGAAAGTGCTTAACCTGCGTCCGCAATCAAAACTGTGAACTGCAAAAACTTTGTGACGACTTAGGTGTAAAAGACATTGCGTTTGAAGGTGAAATTTCCCACCACGAGATTGACAGCTTGTCGCCGTCCATCGTCCGCGACAATAATAAATGCGTTCTGTGCCGCCGCTGTGTAGCTGTTTGCAAAAAAGTGCAGACTGTGGGCGCAATCGACGCGCAGGGCAGGGGATTTACAACAAAAATCGGCTCTACCTTTGGCATGCCTCTTTCCGCAACAGATTGCGTAAACTGCGGACAGTGCATCGTGGCATGTCCTGTGGGCGCGTTGTATGAAAAGGACAGCGTGAAAGACGTTTGGGCTGCTTTGGCAGATGATTCAAAACATGTGGTTGTGCAGACGGCTCCGGCAGTTCGCGCAGCGCTGGGTGAGGAGTTTGGCATGCCCATTGGCAGCAGAGTTACCGGAAAAATGGCAACCGCTTTAAAATATTTGGGATTTGACAAGGTGTTCGATACTGACTTCGGTGCAGATGTAACCATTATGGAGGAAGGAACGGAACTGATAAACCGCATCAAAGAGGGCGGAAAGCTTCCGCTTATCACCTCTTGCAGCCCCGGCTGGGTGAAGTTCTGTGAGCACAACTTCCCGGATTTTCTCGAAAATTTGTCGAGCGCAAAATCGCCGCATGAAATGTTTGGCGCAATTTTGAAATCCTACTATGCAGAAAAAACGGGTATCGACCCGAAGGATATTTACGTTGTTTCAGTAATGCCCTGCACAGCAAAGAAATTTGAGGCACAGCGTGACGAACTGACAAATGGCGGATATGCTGACGTAGACGCGGTTTTAACAACCCGCGAGCTTGCGAAAATGATTAAAGAAGCGGGTCTGGAATTTGACAAACTGCCTGATTCTGTGTTCGATAATCCCTTTGGCGACGCGGCAACCGGCGCAGCCGTTATATTTGGCGCAACCGGCGGTGTTATGGAGGCTGCACTGCGTACTGTTTCAGAGGTACTGACAGGCAAAGAGCTTGAAAAAGTGGAATTCAGCGACGTAAGGGGAACAGAAGGCATTAAAGAAGCAACCGTTCAAATTGGCGACATGGACGTAAAAGTTGCTGTTGCCCACGGTTTGGGGAACGCAAGGGAACTGTTGGAAAAGGTTCGCGCTGGCGAAGCCGACTACCAGTTCATTGAAATTATGGGTTGCCCGGGCGGCTGCGTTACCGGCGGCGGACAGCCGATTGTTTCTTCAAAAACAATGTGCGAGGTAGATTTAAAAGCGGCCCGCGCAAAAGCGCTTTATGATGAAGACGAAAGTCTTCCCATCAGAAAGTCCCATGAAAACCCGTTTGTAAAAACGCTATATGACGAGTATATGGGTGAACCCTGCGGACATAAGGCCCACGAACTGCTGCACACACACTATGTAGCACGTGAAAGAATTCAAAAATAA
- a CDS encoding ATP-binding protein, whose protein sequence is MLELSLHILDIVNNSVKAGASLIQVTVDEAIRNNLLKISIEDNGCGMDEDFLAHVTDPFQTTRTTRKVGMGLSLFKAAAESTGGGLTIDSKKGVGTRVLVDFVYDHIDRQPLGDMAETMLTLISGNTTVDFVYTHTVNDKTFSLDTREIKQILGEEISLGSPEIVLWLREYIKEGLKEISL, encoded by the coding sequence ATGCTTGAATTGTCGCTGCATATTTTAGATATTGTGAATAATTCCGTAAAAGCCGGCGCCAGCCTTATCCAGGTGACTGTTGACGAGGCAATTCGTAACAATTTGCTTAAAATCTCAATTGAGGACAATGGCTGCGGAATGGATGAAGACTTTTTAGCTCACGTGACAGATCCGTTTCAGACAACAAGAACAACCCGTAAGGTTGGAATGGGGCTTTCTTTATTTAAGGCGGCGGCGGAGAGCACCGGCGGTGGTTTAACCATCGACTCGAAAAAGGGTGTTGGAACACGCGTTTTGGTGGACTTTGTTTACGACCATATCGACAGGCAGCCATTAGGCGACATGGCGGAAACCATGCTGACGTTAATTTCCGGCAACACCACGGTGGACTTTGTTTACACGCATACGGTAAACGACAAGACATTTTCGCTTGACACTCGTGAAATCAAACAGATTCTGGGAGAAGAGATCAGTCTGGGCAGTCCTGAAATTGTGCTTTGGCTCAGGGAATACATTAAAGAAGGACTGAAAGAAATCTCGTTATAA
- a CDS encoding helix-turn-helix domain-containing protein translates to MTEQVKQIAQRLVGLREAEDMTCEQLASVIGVPIETYKKYENAEEDIPVSVLYDVAGHFGLELTELLSGSAPKLKDFSFIKQGKGLNVTRRKEYTYQSLSYNFAHAHSEALLVTVPVSDENEPMQETVHTGQEFNYMLEGRMEIMINKNIVILEPGDSLYFDSSYPHGMKALDGKPAKFVCVIMR, encoded by the coding sequence ATGACAGAACAGGTAAAACAAATCGCACAGCGTTTGGTAGGCCTGAGGGAAGCGGAGGACATGACATGCGAACAGCTTGCCTCTGTGATTGGTGTGCCGATTGAAACGTATAAAAAATATGAAAATGCAGAGGAAGACATTCCGGTAAGTGTTTTATATGATGTTGCAGGCCATTTCGGGCTGGAACTGACCGAGCTTTTGTCGGGTTCTGCGCCGAAGCTGAAGGATTTTAGCTTTATTAAGCAGGGGAAAGGGCTAAACGTAACCAGAAGAAAAGAATATACATACCAGAGTTTGTCTTATAATTTTGCCCATGCGCACTCTGAGGCGCTGCTGGTAACCGTTCCCGTGTCCGATGAAAACGAGCCCATGCAGGAAACGGTTCACACCGGGCAGGAGTTTAACTACATGCTTGAGGGCAGAATGGAAATTATGATCAACAAAAATATTGTGATTTTAGAACCTGGCGACAGCTTGTATTTTGACTCGAGCTATCCCCATGGCATGAAAGCGTTAGACGGAAAGCCGGCAAAGTTTGTCTGTGTCATTATGCGCTAA
- a CDS encoding QueT transporter family protein, whose product MISKKTRFLAHASIIAALYVVLTYLATLLGLSSNAVQIRFSEALTVLAAYTPAAIPGLFIGCFLSNIFAGGVIWDILFGSLATLLGALGTYALKKHKYLAPLPPIIANTLIVPFVLRYAYGAPGSIGYFMLTVGAGEVISCGILGILLITAVNKLENRINW is encoded by the coding sequence ATGATTTCTAAAAAAACAAGGTTTCTTGCGCATGCATCCATCATTGCGGCACTTTATGTGGTGCTGACGTATCTTGCCACGCTTTTGGGACTCTCCAGCAACGCGGTGCAAATCCGGTTTTCAGAAGCGTTAACCGTGCTCGCCGCCTACACGCCAGCGGCAATTCCGGGATTGTTTATTGGCTGTTTCCTTTCCAACATTTTTGCCGGCGGCGTAATTTGGGACATATTGTTCGGAAGCCTGGCAACGCTGCTCGGAGCGCTCGGCACATACGCTTTAAAGAAGCATAAATACTTAGCTCCCCTGCCACCAATTATTGCAAATACACTTATTGTTCCATTTGTTTTGCGCTACGCCTACGGCGCACCGGGCAGTATCGGATATTTTATGCTGACCGTTGGGGCCGGAGAAGTAATTTCCTGCGGTATTTTAGGGATTTTGCTCATCACCGCGGTAAACAAATTAGAAAACCGAATAAATTGGTAG